The Dromaius novaehollandiae isolate bDroNov1 chromosome 3, bDroNov1.hap1, whole genome shotgun sequence genome includes the window GCAGAAGAGGAAACATTGGTAGGACTATAGCTGTACATTGGCATTACCTTTTAATTGTCTGTTAATAGACAAAAAGCTGAGTTTTCTCACCTCCAACCTTTTCTTCAAGCTATTTTGTGCCACCAGCTTTTAGGCCAAACTATTTATAAACTAGTAGGAGTTCCCCATAGCTTAACATACAGTAGTACCTTGACTGACCCTCTTCTAACCTTGCTATCACCAATGCAGTTCTTGGATGACAGTACGTGGGAATGGCAATATTACAGAAACCAGGGATTATTTGGAGGcattgcagaagaaaaaatatagccTTCAAGAAACCGTGACATTGTTTCCTActcttaagaaataaaaaaaccacaGGAAATGAAATGAAGTATAAAAGCTGGTGAAAGTATGGTGGATGGTGCAGAAGAAAGGCAAGATTATAACATCTAAAGgctatttttcagaattttctgtgaTGCATCAGCAGCTTTTGAAATTTAGAAAGTCTCACCTTGTttgattttgtgcattttaatgcTACCTTAGAGCCTCCcataattttaatatttgaataGGTGTTATTTATTTCCTCCAGTTGGAGTAAGTGTTCTCAATCTTCCTCACTTCTCAATGTGCATTTGTAACCATGGTGGAGTTTTTGCATGACTTTAGTCGTATATTACTGTTCATTCAAAATTTAATACAGAATAGCATCCATACCTCCCCCTACCCTGTCCTCCTTCTATATGCTTGGACTGTACATGCTGCACTTCACAATCCAGCTTGGTCTATCTCCCTGCACTGTGGGGAATCAATTTCtccaactcttaaaaataattggtTACCTGCAGAAATTGCTGACTGCATGCTTGGCTTGGTTCCTGGCATCATTCTGGTCTTCCCCACCGGCCACATACAGAAATCCATCCATCACTGTCACACACTGATTAAAACTTTTAGCAGGCATTTCACTAAGCTTCTTCCATCCGTTTTCAGGATCTCTGTATAAGATGTCTCTGCTAAGAGACTTTTCTGTTAGTGCAGGGCGTCCCCCAACAGTAACTAACACTCTGAAACCTCCCCGAATCCTTGTTCTTCTGGACTGCAAAGTATTCTGATGATAGGGAAGCAAATGATAATTCATAGCATCCACTAGAAGTTTATGGCAGTCTGCATCTTGCATCATTCTCGGTACAGTTTGAACATAATTGACGAGGTCTTGAGCTGAGATGGTACCAAAACGGATGTTACCTAAAAGATCTGCAGCAAACTTTACTCTTCTTTGGTCAAATTCCAGCCATTTTATTGCAATCTGGAATGCAACAATTTCAGAAGGTAACTGCAAGTCATCATCTGCAAGAAGTTCATTAATCTGATCAAAAGTAAGTTTTAAGAACTGATCCGTTTCTGAAAATTCAATGAAGTTGTCTCTAATAAATTTGTGTGCTGCTTCTTTGGTTGTTTTTAGTCCATATGTTTCTGCAATATTGGCAATGTACATACAATTCTCAACACTGATTTCTTGGATTAGAAAATCACAGCACATCTTTACAAGAGTGTGAATTTGAAGATAGATTGCTGTAGAAATAATACTACCTATTGTATAAAGTGAGAGAGTAAGTTTTCCAGTATAAGCATAGGTGATAACAGTAGCTAGACCCAATGGGGATACATCATTGAGGTCTACTCTTTGCGTGGTTGGATCTTTTTTTAAGATGTTGTGAAAGTAGTCACTGCTTGAAGCCATCACTACCTTGTGAACACTGAAAGATTTGGTTTTGGTACTGATAGTCAAGTCACAAAGAAAATTTTCTTGTCTCATTCTGCTTAGACCTTCCAAGAGATTTGGGCTATACGATGAGTCGGAAACTTCAGATGAGATGCAGCTGAAACCATTTCCTCCCTCTAAGAGTCCATTCAAGCCATTTAGTTTACTTAGGGGGCCATCTTCCACAATGATAGTCATTTCATTGATatctgctttgttctttttcacATTCTTCTTCTTAGGTGCCATGACTGCAATGAACTATTACAGTCAAGAGTTTGctaaaaatacaatgaaaaggTTTAGAACTACATTGCAGTAGCAAAATGTAATACCTGACTGATTATGCAACAAATCTAAACTTTGTCAACATATAAGAATAAAACACATGATATAATGTATCTTCCCAAGAACAGTTATACTGGCTTAGATTGGAGTGTCGCTGTTTATTAATTACAATAGATACCCAAATTACAGAGAATACACCTaaaagaattctttttaaaaaaaataagattacAAAAATCATGCTCCCCTATTCTCATGACATTCAAAAAGTTAACTTCCCTTTCTAACCATTAAATGAGTTTGCTAGAGTGgaaaattttgtaaaaatattttaaagtcattcAGCATCTAGATCTGAATTCACTAGTCTGAAGCATCGAAAAGATACAGGCCCCTACCCTGTTCATCCTTACTCCAGGGCTAGTACGGATTTACAGGTAAGTTAATTCAAAATTTGACCAAGAAATATTAATAGTGGGAGAAAGTCTTTCAAAAACTAGCAGTATAAAACATAAAGGAGAAAGTGAATTTTAGGTATGCTGTTATGTTGATTTTAGAATTAGGATCTGATCCAAATTGCTTCCAGGTTTGTAACTTCAGATTTATTAGACTTACAATATGCTATTTCCCATGTCAGATTCACAAATACCTTCTGTTCATAGcacattttgcttgcttttccatATCAATAATTTGAAACTATTATAATCTTAGTTTTAGGATTTTGAGGAGATTTGGGAGGGAGAGGGGCCTAACTTTTCCTCGAAAAAGATTTTGTGCAAACTCTAGCAGAACGTGTTATTTTAAACACATTCTTTATGTGTGaaggaaataattatttccataCAGTTTTGTTAGAATAGATGTTTGAATTATACATATCAGCTCTAGGCAAGTTCCAACCCTTGCTGAAATGAAGAGCCAAGCTTTTGTCAAACGCACTGTGAGTTGGCTCGTAAGTAATCCTTAAAGgagctatttaaaatatatatatgtaaatataccaGAAGGAAAGCACTGATCCTGAAAACTTAAGTTAGAAGCCGAATTGCTGACAGCAGCATTGTTTGAATATAGCACTAATCTTCAATatatcctttattttaaaacaattacagCAGCTAATTTTCTTTGTGATCCTTGTGTTCATAAAAGACAGAACATGGAGAAATGCTATTtaatgacaaaacaaaaaaactggaTTATTTAGTAGttcaaattaagaaataaatctcCATTAATATCTCAATCTACAACCTCATcacataattttttctttaagtgtatAGCATTTAACAAAACAATGTTATAATTATAGAAAGGAATGGTTGCTGCCTGTGAgtaccaggattttttttttcccctgaggggTGATGATTATgagcagagcaggagaggaggaaggccATGTGTGCTGCAAGTGTCAGTGTCACTGCATGCTGGCGCAAGCCGTGATCCCCAAATGTGGCTGTGCCAGCGCGGCGGTCAGCTGCTGCCTGTCTCCCCCCGCGGCGGCTGCATTCCAGGAGCTGCATCTGTTGAGACCTATCAGAGTCACCTCCAGGAATAGCAACGGCCCAGCAGCTTGCCATTTTAAGATAGGTTCAGTTGAAGGTGTATCTGCTCTTCTGAGTATACTTTGTTGGTTAGCACAATTTTTTGCAATAAAACTATGTTATCGCAAGTATAATGTCCATTTGTTCACTgagagtaaaaacaaaacaaaacttttggaTGTGTTTTTCTATGTTAGCCACATATTTATAGCTTTTTATACTTATAGCCACAACTTTACAGCTGGCTAGGGCATATTCTTTTGGCAATCATATTTTTGGGTCTAGATATTTTAGAGACCCATAACTTTTACAGATTTTCATACATGTGCCACTTAATGCGCACGTATGAAACTTAATGCACTAAGTCAATATAAAGCTCATTTAAACATGAAATTTTAAGCTGTTTGTTAAAAAATGTCTACTCTaaattttttcctgaaagataCTTTTTCGTGAACAGAAATTTCCCTAGCTAGTTTACTGTATAAgcaaaaaagtgaaaggaaatgcAAAACCAGTGAAACAAATCAGACAATCCTGTAATAAATCAAAGTTACTGAACTCTGAAAATCCTGAATGCTTTGGTTTTCTATAGCCTTTTGCCTTTAcctaatttatttcagtttaagaACAACTCATGCCAAAAGATACTCCAGGGTCCAAAACAATGCATTCAAACAAACAACCTTCCCCCCTTTACAATTTTGTCTTCTAAGCATTATCAAAATCAGGAATTAAAATCCCTTACCCTCCTCAGAAAAATGTTGTCCCAGAGCCGTCCAAGAAGCTGTCAATGCAAATGCCTCTTTCTAGGAAAAATGAGAAGACAACAGGAGAGGAAAAGTAGTAAAActaagagggagagaaagatgaGAGGGCACTTGGTAAATCCCAGCTTGCGGTTTCTGGCGTGACCCTTTGCTGTCACAATGAGCAAAAGAGACCGGAGTCTGCGCTCGGGCGCTCTTTAAAATGACCCCTCCTCTCTGTGCCTCTCTCCTTGCCGCTACCCAGCCAAAGGAATTAAGTTTCCCTGGCTTGCCTGGCCTTTAGAAACCAGCAGAACAAACCTGGCTCCTTAAAATACACAggtaggaggaagaaaaggaggggaaggTGAAGATGGTAGATCCACGAGGGCTGAAATTTGCCCCGTGTAACTGGAGGGCTGACCACTGGATTCCCCGCCTCAAAGTCAGGTGCCTTGGCTTCCTAGGCGATGCTGGGAGGTGGCGAGGTTGGGCCAAGGCCCGTATGCTCTGTGGGGACACGTCGGAAATAACCAGCAGGAAATGCCAAGGGAAAGCTGGAGCTTTACTTCCACTTTTCTCAGGCTTTTGGTGCCTGGCTCCGGCAGAGCGGAggaggctgcctgcctgcctgcctgcccttccTGGTCATGTTCTATTTCTTGCCGTTAGGTCATTGCTGTGTTAGAGACCTACTTTGGCTTTGAAAGCCACTGGCTCACATCTTTTCTCCTCTGAAGTTATCCTAACTTTTGGGTtataaaatacactgaaatattTAACCTTCACCTCTGGCCAGTCAACTCAGGAAGAATTTGAAGCCAAATGCCCACATCCCAGACCCATTTCATACCACTGCAGAGGTAAAAGCGGTGTGAGCACCTGTGCATGGGAAGGGAAGGACATTGGGGAAAGCGGAAGTCAGAAAAAGCGAAGATTTTCTCTTGGTTGTACTTTGTGTAAAGCTTAAACTGGCAGATTTATTGTATTACCTTCAGGCTCAGAGGGTTTATTGCAACAACTACTGCAAAATAACACCTGTCATACTGAACAAAAGGGCCCTGCTGTGCTCCTGTAGttacacaaaaatgaaaaaacagaatgGGCAGTGGGATGCTGCCAAACATATGAAATGAGAGTATAGGAGAGGGACGTGCTGCAAAGCACTTCTAATAGTGATAAGATGATCAGCTTTCTTGAAGAAAACGAAGGGTCAAGCTGCAAAAAACAAAGGGCAAAGCCTTATCTCAAGAGATATTTTAGGGACTTCCCCTTGGTATATTATATGTCTTTTCTCACATGTAGATTTCTACTGCTTAAAATATACTATTCAGTCATCCTAAACATCCATTTAATATGTGGAATGACATTAATCATCAGCTTAATGCATCTCCATATATCTTTATCTTCCAGTTCAACCTATTAATAAAACTCCTTACATGGACAATTATTATCCACTTTTTTAAAGCTCTGCCTTAAAAGGATCAGTTGTAATAGCTTCTGCAAACTGACCAAGTTTTTTGCGCAAAGAAAATATACCCCACTACGCTTCATGAGttttaagaaatcaaaaaaaaatttgtttttgtagatggaacaaattattttctaatacaAGACTCCCAAAGCATATACATAACAGTGACTCTTAGTATACAGTGTTCCCTTTTCTAACAACTCATATGCAGACTTTTATCAATTTTTATAACTTTTATGATGTCTGGAAAAGTcaacatttttcagagaaagaatgtaatctcttttttctcttgttttctggttagtttttttttgataaaagggATATTTATGATACAGAATGAAGACACTATCATAACCTGCAGAACATAAAGATTATTCTAATTTTAATACCATATCTTAAAAATCTTTTAGTatattgtaaaataaatttaaatttcatTCAATATCTAAAAATGTCTTTCCAGCATCCCTATATCATTCACCgttgaaaaaacacaaaaaatacaaTGAGGAAATACCGCCACTGAAAATGTAAAACTCATTCCTGATTTTCAAAAAACACTGAACGTCCTTTCAGCTGTGCAGTGTATAGATACCCAACTCGTTGGGCATGCCTCTGCAAATCTGTGTGTTAATACTGACACAATCGTCAGACACCTCCCATAGTTCTGAAACTTTGGTTGTACTGTAGGACAAAAACACAGAAACTTTAATTACTTGGTCTTCAAGATCAGAGGACGATTGAGAGCATACTTGGCTATCACACAGTATTCAAGCTGATCTTGGAAGTAAATAGTCATTctcattttccattaatttgCATACAACAAGGTCTCTTCCAAAGTAAAAGGTATCAGGATTACCTGCAAATTatgatacattttttaaattcaaacaaTTGATTTTTAATATGCTTCTTTATTTTCAGATATTCTTAATAGTTTTTCCTTTGTATCTTGAAAATAATAAGTCATCTTTCTGATTATTTCCCTTCCAACTGGAAAGCAATTaataactattaaaaatatttttataattgaCCACAGAAGATACACATTCTTTCAATCAAGTTAtgaattattttctcattttaaagaggCAATAATACGTTTTTTGGCAGTAACTTAAGCTTTTTTCTTGTCAAGATGTATCCTTTCAGGTATGAGTGaatcttggggggaaaaaaatgtaatttgctgCCGCAATCTAGTGATCTGCATGAGTGACTAAGGAAAATACTATCAATTTGTGTGTCAGGTCACGTAGTCATGTTTTAAcactcagaggaaaagaaagcaaagaggttTCAAAACCTTTCAAGAGGTCTGTTCTTAACCCAATAAACAAGAGTAACTTTTATGACCTGCTCCATGTGCCCGAGCCAGAATTAGCAATTGGAGAAGTTCTTCTATC containing:
- the KLHL31 gene encoding kelch-like protein 31; translation: MAPKKKNVKKNKADINEMTIIVEDGPLSKLNGLNGLLEGGNGFSCISSEVSDSSYSPNLLEGLSRMRQENFLCDLTISTKTKSFSVHKVVMASSSDYFHNILKKDPTTQRVDLNDVSPLGLATVITYAYTGKLTLSLYTIGSIISTAIYLQIHTLVKMCCDFLIQEISVENCMYIANIAETYGLKTTKEAAHKFIRDNFIEFSETDQFLKLTFDQINELLADDDLQLPSEIVAFQIAIKWLEFDQRRVKFAADLLGNIRFGTISAQDLVNYVQTVPRMMQDADCHKLLVDAMNYHLLPYHQNTLQSRRTRIRGGFRVLVTVGGRPALTEKSLSRDILYRDPENGWKKLSEMPAKSFNQCVTVMDGFLYVAGGEDQNDARNQAKHAVSNFCRYDPRFNTWIHLANMNQKRTHFSLNVFNGLLFAVGGRNSEGCLSSVECYVPATNQWQMKAPLEVPRCCHASAVVDGRILVTGGYINNAYSRSVCMYDPSNDNWQDKSSLSTPRGWHCAVSLLERVYVMGGSQLGGRGERVDVLPVECYSPYTGQWSYVAPLQTGVSTAGASTLNGKIYLVGGWNEIEKRYKKCIQCYNPDLNEWAEEDELPEATVGVSCCTISMPNNKTRESRASSVSSVPVSI